Proteins from a genomic interval of Panthera uncia isolate 11264 chromosome C1 unlocalized genomic scaffold, Puncia_PCG_1.0 HiC_scaffold_4, whole genome shotgun sequence:
- the LOC125912151 gene encoding histone H3: MARTKQTARKSTGGKAPRKQLATKAARKSAPATGGVKKPHRYRPGTVALREIRRYQKSTELLIRKLPFQRLVREIAQDFKTDLRFQSSAVMALQEASEAYLVGLFEDTNLCAIHAKRVTIMPKDIQLARRIRGERA, encoded by the coding sequence ATGGCCCGCACAAAGCAGACCGCCCGCAAGTCGACCGGCGGCAAGGCCCCGCGTAAGCAGCTGGCCACCAAAGCGGCCCGCAAGAGCGCGCCCGCCACGGGCGGCGTGAAGAAGCCGCACCGCTACCGGCCGGGCACCGTGGCCCTGCGGGAGATCCGGCGCTACCAGAAGTCCACCGAGCTGCTGATCCGTAAGCTGCCGTTCCAGCGGCTGGTGCGCGAGATCGCGCAGGACTTCAAGACGGACCTGCGCTTCCAGAGCTCGGCGGTGATGGCGCTGCAGGAGGCGAGCGAGGCCTACCTGGTGGGGCTGTTCGAGGACACGAACCTGTGCGCCATCCACGCCAAGCGCGTCACCATCATGCCCAAGGACATCCAGTTGGCTCGCCGTATCCGCGGGGAGCGGGCTTAA
- the LOC125912154 gene encoding histone H2B type 2-F, whose translation MPDPAKSAPAPKKGSKKAVTKVQKKDGKKRKRSRKESYSVYVYKVLKQVHPDTGISSKAMGIMNSFVNDIFERIAGEASRLAHYNKRSTITSREIQTAVRLLLPGELAKHAVSEGTKAVTKYTSSK comes from the coding sequence ATGCCTGATCCAGCGAAGTCGGCTCCCGCTCCCAAGAAGGGCTCTAAGAAAGCTGTTACGAAAGTGCAGAAGAAGGACGGCAAGAAGCGCAAGCGTAGCCGTAAGGAGAGCTATTCCGTCTATGTGTATAAGGTGTTGAAACAGGTTCACCCGGACACCGGCATCTCGTCCAAGGCCATGGGCATCATGAACTCGTTCGTCAACGACATCTTCGAGCGCATCGCCGGTGAAGCCTCTCGCCTGGCGCATTACAACAAGCGCTCGACCATCACGTCCCGGGAAATCCAGACGGCGGTGCGTCTGCTGCTGCCCGGCGAGCTGGCCAAGCACGCCGTGTCCGAGGGCACCAAGGCTGTCACCAAATACACCAGCTCGAAGTAA